The following are encoded in a window of Sutcliffiella horikoshii genomic DNA:
- a CDS encoding thioredoxin family protein — MKDWTKKELLQEINKNKRSVVYFYTPMCGTCQVAKRMMDVTKELFPHLPFGMLDVNYIQDLAMTWEIESVPCMMIFENGEIKEKIYAFRSVEYLYGLIKQYDGKSVN, encoded by the coding sequence ATGAAGGATTGGACGAAGAAAGAGCTTTTACAGGAAATTAACAAAAATAAGCGAAGTGTGGTTTATTTTTACACTCCTATGTGTGGGACATGTCAGGTTGCTAAAAGAATGATGGATGTGACAAAAGAGCTTTTTCCGCATCTTCCTTTTGGGATGCTTGATGTGAATTATATTCAGGATCTTGCTATGACATGGGAAATCGAAAGTGTTCCTTGTATGATGATTTTCGAAAATGGTGAGATAAAGGAAAAAATTTATGCTTTTCGTTCTGTGGAGTATTTATATGGGCTCATTAAACAGTATGATGGAAAGTCAGTGAATTAA
- a CDS encoding toprim domain-containing protein yields MDYIHEEKIIIVEGKSDKKRVQEVINEPVHIICTNGTISVTKLDELMEDIMDKEVYILVDADSSGEKLRKLFKREFPEAEHLYIDKMYREVASAPYHHIATVLLSANIDIHAEYL; encoded by the coding sequence ATGGATTATATACATGAGGAAAAGATCATCATAGTTGAGGGGAAATCAGATAAGAAACGTGTTCAGGAAGTCATCAATGAGCCAGTTCATATCATATGTACGAATGGAACGATCAGTGTCACAAAACTTGATGAATTAATGGAAGATATTATGGACAAAGAAGTTTATATCTTGGTGGATGCAGATAGTTCCGGTGAAAAATTGCGAAAGCTTTTTAAAAGGGAGTTTCCAGAGGCGGAGCACCTCTATATAGACAAAATGTACCGAGAAGTGGCATCAGCGCCATATCACCATATAGCTACGGTGTTGTTAAGTGCAAACATTGATATTCATGCAGAATATTTGTAA
- a CDS encoding YusG family protein translates to MTLDNKRLDITDRVNGKLTNQGFELYVENESIGQVTFTDQGNQYALKNGYEQEGSKIFQQVSVPSEKDAKYVDCDYENGWC, encoded by the coding sequence ATGACGTTGGATAACAAAAGGTTGGACATCACCGACCGAGTAAACGGTAAGTTGACAAACCAAGGTTTTGAGCTTTACGTGGAAAATGAATCCATCGGGCAAGTGACGTTTACCGATCAAGGCAACCAATACGCATTGAAAAATGGCTATGAACAAGAAGGAAGCAAGATCTTCCAACAGGTTTCAGTGCCTTCTGAAAAAGATGCCAAATATGTAGATTGCGACTACGAAAATGGATGGTGTTAA
- the gcvH gene encoding glycine cleavage system protein GcvH → MSTPKDLRYSEEHEWVKVEGEKVRVGITHFAQSELGDIVFVELPEVGDEISADEPFGSVESVKTVSELYAPISGKVVEVNEDLNDSPEFVNESPYEKAWMIVVEPADAGEVDNLMTAEQYEEMTKED, encoded by the coding sequence ATGAGCACACCTAAAGATTTACGTTATTCCGAAGAGCATGAATGGGTAAAAGTTGAAGGAGAAAAAGTACGAGTGGGGATTACGCACTTTGCACAATCCGAGCTTGGCGATATCGTGTTTGTTGAACTTCCTGAAGTTGGAGATGAAATCTCTGCAGATGAGCCATTTGGAAGTGTAGAATCTGTAAAAACAGTTTCTGAACTTTACGCTCCTATAAGCGGAAAAGTAGTAGAAGTTAACGAAGATTTAAATGACAGCCCTGAGTTTGTTAACGAATCACCATATGAAAAAGCATGGATGATTGTGGTGGAACCTGCAGATGCTGGCGAAGTTGACAATTTAATGACTGCTGAGCAATATGAGGAAATGACAAAAGAAGACTAA
- a CDS encoding arsenate reductase family protein, whose translation MTVTFYWYPKCGTCRNAKKWLEANGVAVEEVHIVENPPSREKLEELYKKSGLELKKFFNTSGMKYRELGLKDKVKTASDEELLDILATDGMLIKRPITTDGSKVTVGFNEKQFEETWK comes from the coding sequence ATGACAGTAACGTTTTATTGGTATCCTAAATGTGGCACATGCCGCAATGCTAAAAAGTGGCTTGAGGCGAATGGTGTAGCGGTAGAAGAAGTACATATTGTCGAAAATCCACCATCACGTGAAAAGTTAGAGGAGCTGTACAAAAAAAGCGGTCTCGAACTGAAGAAGTTCTTTAATACAAGCGGCATGAAATATCGTGAGCTTGGATTGAAGGATAAAGTGAAAACAGCATCCGATGAGGAGTTGCTTGATATTCTTGCAACGGACGGCATGTTGATCAAACGCCCGATTACTACGGACGGCAGCAAAGTAACAGTTGGATTTAATGAAAAGCAGTTCGAAGAAACATGGAAATAG
- a CDS encoding Crp/Fnr family transcriptional regulator — translation MSSVTEKLSKELKEFLFSSFEKKLAVKKRAYLFQEGMVASEIYLILNGSFKISKVTPDGQELTLRLCSEDDLVGELTLFCPGAIYMLSAKAMDDKGSVLVIPKLELERKLAENGQLALEFMKWMSLHYRKTQTKFRDLVLNGRKGALYSTLIRMSNSYGILKEEGIWIDLPLTNQELANYCGTSREVVNRMLSELKKNGVVSVDKGRITIHDLNHLKVEIHCENCPDELCRID, via the coding sequence ATGAGCTCTGTGACGGAAAAATTATCAAAAGAACTTAAAGAGTTTTTGTTCTCTTCTTTTGAAAAGAAATTGGCTGTCAAAAAGAGAGCTTATTTATTTCAAGAGGGCATGGTGGCCTCTGAGATATATTTAATTTTGAACGGAAGCTTTAAAATAAGCAAGGTGACACCTGATGGCCAGGAGCTTACTTTACGGCTGTGCAGCGAGGATGACCTTGTGGGAGAACTGACTTTATTTTGTCCAGGAGCAATTTATATGCTCAGTGCTAAAGCAATGGATGATAAAGGTAGTGTGCTTGTCATCCCTAAATTGGAATTGGAACGGAAACTCGCAGAAAACGGCCAGCTTGCTTTGGAGTTTATGAAGTGGATGAGTCTTCACTATCGTAAAACACAGACAAAATTCAGGGACCTAGTATTAAACGGTAGAAAAGGCGCCTTATACTCGACTCTGATTAGGATGTCTAATAGCTATGGGATCTTAAAAGAGGAGGGTATCTGGATTGACCTCCCCTTAACCAACCAGGAACTGGCCAACTATTGCGGAACTTCACGGGAAGTAGTGAACAGGATGCTTTCGGAGTTGAAAAAGAATGGCGTTGTATCCGTTGATAAGGGGAGAATCACTATTCATGACTTGAATCATCTGAAGGTGGAGATTCATTGTGAAAATTGTCCGGATGAGTTGTGTCGGATCGACTAG